Proteins encoded within one genomic window of Prosthecobacter fusiformis:
- a CDS encoding sulfatase family protein: MFRLLLLLPILFTSFVSAAERPNMILFMADDVSWDDLGCYGNAAARTPNLDKLAANGRRFDEAYLTASSCSPSRSSTITGRYPHNNGRASELHQPIAAHLPWFPRLLKDSGYYTALVGKHHMTSDEPAKGEQPQPAPFDHFDIGNKPGNKGGHATWVKTLQERPKDKPFFFWFASLDAHRDWDADKDWKEELYGPKHDPAKVIVPPFLTNDAKTRQDLASYYNEITRLDYFVGQVVAELEKQGALDNTLLLMMADNGRAFPRAKTRLHDSGMKTPFIAHWPAGIGKPGTSSQSLISTIDIAPTLLELAKVPAAPTMQGVSFAPVLTNPHTEVRKHAFSEHNWHDYAAHGRSVRSEGFILIRNNRPQEPWQGPADSVRSPSYLQLLKAREEGKLTPAQADVFQAPRPAEELYRSDVDPNQLSNLANDPDYATVKSRLAKLMDEWADQTGDSVPADMSRDMFDRETGESLYKRRDHSYRGTPPGWDRDAARNNAPGPR; encoded by the coding sequence ATGTTTCGCCTACTTCTGCTTCTGCCCATTCTTTTCACATCGTTTGTTAGTGCAGCCGAGCGGCCTAACATGATCTTGTTTATGGCAGATGATGTCAGTTGGGATGATCTCGGATGTTACGGCAATGCAGCCGCCCGCACACCCAACCTGGACAAGCTGGCCGCCAATGGCCGCCGCTTTGATGAAGCCTACCTGACCGCCAGCAGTTGCAGCCCCAGCCGCTCCAGCACCATCACGGGACGCTACCCGCATAACAATGGCCGCGCCTCCGAACTTCACCAGCCCATTGCCGCCCACCTGCCCTGGTTTCCACGTCTGTTAAAGGACTCAGGTTATTACACCGCACTCGTCGGCAAGCACCACATGACCTCAGACGAGCCAGCTAAAGGTGAACAGCCTCAGCCAGCCCCCTTTGACCACTTCGATATCGGCAATAAACCCGGTAACAAAGGCGGTCATGCAACGTGGGTGAAGACCCTGCAAGAGCGGCCCAAGGACAAGCCTTTCTTCTTCTGGTTTGCCTCCCTGGATGCTCACCGAGACTGGGATGCGGACAAGGATTGGAAGGAAGAGCTTTACGGACCCAAGCACGATCCCGCCAAGGTCATCGTACCGCCCTTCCTAACTAATGATGCAAAAACGCGCCAGGACCTGGCCTCTTACTACAATGAGATCACCCGGCTGGATTACTTCGTTGGTCAAGTCGTTGCGGAGCTTGAGAAGCAGGGCGCACTGGACAATACCCTGCTGCTCATGATGGCCGACAACGGCCGTGCCTTTCCACGAGCTAAGACCCGTCTTCATGACTCCGGCATGAAGACGCCCTTCATCGCCCACTGGCCTGCGGGCATTGGCAAACCCGGCACCTCCAGTCAGTCCCTCATCAGCACTATCGACATCGCCCCCACTCTGCTGGAACTGGCCAAGGTTCCTGCTGCCCCCACCATGCAGGGCGTCAGCTTTGCCCCCGTGCTGACCAACCCTCATACGGAGGTACGCAAGCATGCCTTCTCTGAACATAACTGGCATGACTATGCCGCTCATGGCCGCTCTGTACGATCCGAGGGCTTCATCCTGATCCGTAACAACCGGCCGCAGGAGCCGTGGCAAGGCCCGGCGGACTCAGTACGCTCACCCTCCTACTTGCAACTGCTGAAGGCCCGTGAAGAAGGCAAGCTGACCCCGGCTCAAGCCGATGTCTTCCAGGCCCCAAGACCTGCCGAGGAACTTTACCGCAGCGACGTTGATCCTAACCAACTTTCCAACCTGGCGAATGATCCCGACTACGCCACCGTGAAATCCCGGCTGGCCAAGCTGATGGATGAATGGGCCGACCAGACGGGTGACAGTGTGCCCGCAGACATGTCCCGCGACATGTTTGACCGTGAAACAGGTGAGTCACTCTACAAGCGCCGGGACCACTCCTACCGAGGCACCCCTCCGGGATGGGATCGAGACGCGGCCCGGAACAATGCTCCGGGGCCACGATAG
- a CDS encoding FG-GAP repeat domain-containing protein, with protein MKPSSLCLFALSALLCGSASASDTLTPLKYNNPGLVVDLGVGLWAWPLPMDFDGDGDLDLVVNCPDKPSNGIYFFENTSGDTAKNKMPVFKAGVRFSKGAQNVQVSYVDGKPVVTTPGMIHPDFLKTGIEKEVKLGPDKNIHMNKVRANMWRIVDFDGDGNNDLIVGVGDWTEYGWDNAYDANGRWMNGPLRGYVYVLRNTGTNDKPKYDKAKKVMATDRPVETFGWPSPNFADFDGDGDLDLLCGEFLDGFTYFENVGTRTKPKYALVKRVKTDAGKYLTMDLEMITPTAIDWDKDGDLDLIVGDEDGRVAFIENTGAFAEKVPVFKEPVYFKQEAADLKFGSLVTPVGFDWDGDGDTDLLCGNTAGYVAFFENLSGKGVENPKWAAPVRLEADGKVIRPMAGPNGSIQGPCEAKWGYSTQTVGDWDGDGLPDLLLNSILGKVVWYKNIGTRAAPKLAAAQPIEVEWNGPQPHLAYGWLRPEGNGKGLLTQWRTTPVAVDWNKDGLMDLVMLDQEGYLAFFERTKTDGKLLLQHPQRIFCADKAAKPQGLVDTALAHIKIRNPLDMKPGEPLRLNAGIAGKSGRRKICIMDWDSDGKLDILLNSANANFIRQTSNADDKWFFTDEGLLSDANIEGHDVSPTTVDFNEDGLPDFVGGAEDGRLYYMRNPKTK; from the coding sequence ATGAAGCCTTCCTCTCTCTGCCTCTTTGCGCTCTCCGCGCTCCTCTGCGGCTCCGCCTCCGCCAGTGATACACTGACCCCGCTCAAGTATAACAATCCTGGTCTGGTGGTGGATCTTGGCGTCGGTCTCTGGGCCTGGCCGCTGCCCATGGACTTCGATGGTGATGGTGATCTGGACCTCGTGGTCAACTGCCCAGACAAACCCTCCAACGGCATTTACTTCTTCGAAAACACCTCCGGCGATACCGCCAAAAACAAGATGCCCGTCTTCAAGGCCGGCGTCCGTTTCAGCAAGGGTGCACAGAATGTCCAGGTCAGTTATGTGGATGGTAAACCGGTGGTCACTACCCCCGGCATGATCCATCCGGACTTTCTCAAAACAGGCATCGAAAAAGAGGTCAAACTGGGACCCGATAAAAACATCCACATGAACAAAGTCCGCGCCAACATGTGGCGCATCGTGGACTTTGATGGTGACGGCAACAACGACCTCATCGTCGGCGTGGGTGATTGGACCGAATACGGCTGGGACAATGCCTATGATGCCAATGGCCGCTGGATGAATGGTCCCCTTCGCGGATACGTTTACGTGCTGCGCAATACCGGCACCAACGACAAGCCAAAGTATGACAAAGCAAAAAAGGTCATGGCCACAGACCGGCCCGTGGAAACCTTCGGCTGGCCTTCCCCTAACTTTGCCGACTTCGACGGCGATGGCGACCTCGACCTCCTCTGCGGCGAATTCCTGGACGGTTTCACGTATTTCGAAAACGTCGGCACCCGCACCAAGCCCAAGTATGCCCTGGTCAAGCGAGTCAAAACCGACGCCGGTAAATACCTGACCATGGACCTGGAGATGATTACTCCCACCGCCATAGACTGGGACAAAGATGGCGACCTAGACCTCATCGTCGGTGACGAAGACGGTCGTGTCGCGTTCATCGAAAACACGGGTGCCTTTGCTGAAAAAGTTCCTGTCTTCAAAGAGCCTGTTTACTTCAAGCAGGAAGCCGCTGATCTCAAGTTTGGCTCCCTGGTGACACCCGTCGGATTCGATTGGGATGGTGACGGGGACACGGATCTTCTTTGTGGTAACACAGCTGGTTATGTCGCCTTTTTTGAGAACCTCAGTGGTAAAGGGGTGGAGAATCCCAAGTGGGCCGCGCCAGTGCGCCTGGAGGCAGACGGCAAAGTCATCCGCCCCATGGCCGGTCCCAATGGATCCATCCAGGGGCCCTGCGAGGCCAAGTGGGGCTACAGCACCCAGACCGTGGGTGACTGGGATGGCGACGGTCTTCCTGACCTCCTGCTGAATTCCATTCTGGGTAAAGTGGTGTGGTATAAAAACATCGGCACTCGTGCCGCCCCCAAGCTGGCTGCTGCCCAGCCCATCGAAGTCGAATGGAACGGCCCCCAGCCCCATCTCGCTTATGGCTGGCTGCGCCCTGAAGGCAATGGCAAGGGCCTGCTCACCCAGTGGCGCACCACGCCGGTAGCTGTGGACTGGAACAAAGATGGTCTCATGGACCTCGTCATGCTCGACCAGGAGGGTTACCTGGCCTTTTTTGAGCGCACCAAAACGGATGGCAAACTGCTCCTCCAGCATCCCCAGCGTATCTTCTGTGCGGATAAAGCCGCCAAGCCCCAGGGCCTGGTGGACACAGCCCTCGCGCACATCAAAATTCGCAATCCACTGGACATGAAACCTGGTGAACCCCTACGCCTGAATGCCGGCATCGCAGGTAAAAGCGGTCGTCGTAAGATCTGCATCATGGACTGGGATAGCGACGGCAAGCTAGACATCCTGCTTAACTCCGCCAACGCAAACTTCATCCGCCAGACCAGCAATGCCGATGACAAATGGTTCTTCACCGATGAAGGCCTGCTCTCCGATGCCAACATTGAAGGCCACGACGTCAGCCCCACCACCGTGGACTTCAACGAAGACGGTCTCCCTGACTTCGTCGGCGGTGCCGAAGACGGCCGACTCTATTACATGCGCAATCCGAAGACGAAGTAA